A window of Chloracidobacterium sp. N contains these coding sequences:
- a CDS encoding lytic transglycosylase domain-containing protein gives MSTPTTSGRALIAAAERHFKRGEEAFRNGQFEDARQCFAQARAVLEQAPAELRAGQDVQAYAFELQGRIELLHTGLRQAALAAGQGTYRDELAALDISRISARPMGELDMSNFDFRFTVTAQVYQFMNFYTAGRGRITMERGLIRSGRYREMAERIFAEEGVPKDLIWLAQVESVWQPRALSFAKARGIWQFIPGTGTRFGLRQDAYMDERVAPEASTRAAARYLKFLHNYFAGDWLLAMAAYNCGERNVERAIERCGYADFWELHQRGLLPRETQNYVPAILAVIAIAKNHRQYGFDVTPEPPMQYETFPLDSPTSLVVAADLLQVPVSELSTLNPELHRALAPAGFSLKLPVGTRERFAVAYAALTPQDRLGAAVTPTLAESRPAVAPRYTTRNARTTGRRYRTRY, from the coding sequence GTGTCCACTCCAACAACGTCGGGGCGCGCCCTCATTGCGGCTGCGGAGCGTCATTTCAAACGCGGTGAAGAAGCCTTCCGCAACGGTCAGTTTGAAGACGCCAGGCAGTGTTTTGCGCAGGCCAGGGCCGTTCTTGAACAGGCTCCAGCCGAGTTGCGCGCCGGACAGGATGTGCAGGCTTACGCTTTTGAACTCCAGGGACGCATTGAACTGCTGCACACCGGTTTGCGACAGGCGGCGCTGGCAGCCGGTCAGGGGACTTACCGCGACGAACTGGCGGCCCTGGACATCAGCCGCATCAGCGCCCGTCCGATGGGTGAGCTGGATATGTCGAACTTCGACTTCAGGTTCACGGTGACGGCGCAGGTGTATCAGTTTATGAACTTCTACACGGCTGGGCGGGGCCGCATCACGATGGAGCGTGGGTTGATCCGCTCCGGGCGCTACCGCGAGATGGCCGAGCGCATTTTTGCCGAAGAAGGTGTTCCGAAAGACCTCATCTGGCTGGCCCAGGTCGAATCGGTGTGGCAGCCACGGGCGTTGTCCTTTGCCAAGGCGCGCGGTATCTGGCAGTTCATTCCGGGGACTGGCACGCGCTTTGGACTGCGGCAGGATGCCTACATGGATGAGCGCGTGGCGCCGGAAGCTTCCACCCGCGCTGCGGCCCGCTACCTGAAGTTTCTGCACAACTACTTTGCCGGCGACTGGCTGCTGGCCATGGCGGCCTACAACTGCGGTGAGCGCAATGTCGAGCGCGCCATCGAGCGGTGCGGCTATGCCGACTTCTGGGAATTGCATCAGCGCGGACTGCTGCCCCGTGAGACACAGAACTATGTTCCGGCCATTCTGGCCGTCATCGCCATTGCCAAAAATCACAGGCAATACGGCTTTGATGTGACACCGGAGCCGCCGATGCAGTACGAAACGTTCCCGCTCGATTCGCCAACCTCGCTGGTTGTGGCGGCCGACCTGCTCCAGGTTCCGGTCAGTGAGCTTTCGACCCTCAATCCTGAGCTGCACCGGGCGCTGGCCCCGGCAGGCTTCAGCCTCAAGCTTCCGGTGGGCACCCGCGAGCGCTTTGCCGTGGCCTATGCGGCGCTGACACCCCAGGACCGTCTGGGCGCGGCTGTGACGCCCACCCTGGCTGAAAGCCGGCCGGCCGTCGCCCCACGTTACACCACGCGCAATGCGCGCACGACGGGACGCCGCTACCGGACCCGTTACTGA
- the pyrF gene encoding orotidine-5'-phosphate decarboxylase, whose amino-acid sequence MNHPSSPAGRLLVALDTADRAVAEQLMREVAPYVGGFKIGKTLFTAAGPPVVAAALATGARVFLDLKFHDIPHTVAGAVAAVMQLGVHLCTVHTLGGRAMLQAAVEPLAALPPGSRRPTILGVTLLTSADQATLDEIGLAGTPEEVVLRLARLAVDCGLGGVVCSPQEVAAVRRLVPKDFAIVTPGIRLPDAIPDDQRRVLTPRAALAAGATYLVVGRPITAATDPAAAAQRIVEDLAAL is encoded by the coding sequence ATGAATCATCCGTCCTCGCCTGCCGGGCGGCTTCTGGTTGCACTGGACACGGCCGACCGCGCCGTGGCCGAGCAGCTCATGCGGGAGGTCGCTCCCTATGTCGGAGGCTTCAAGATTGGCAAGACGCTGTTTACGGCGGCCGGTCCACCCGTTGTGGCAGCGGCGCTGGCGACCGGCGCACGTGTCTTTCTGGACCTGAAGTTTCATGACATTCCCCACACGGTGGCCGGTGCGGTGGCGGCGGTGATGCAGCTCGGCGTACACCTGTGCACCGTACACACGCTGGGCGGACGGGCGATGCTGCAAGCGGCCGTCGAGCCACTGGCTGCACTACCGCCGGGCAGCCGGCGGCCGACCATTCTGGGCGTGACCCTGCTGACGAGCGCCGATCAGGCGACACTCGATGAGATTGGGCTGGCTGGAACACCGGAGGAGGTTGTTCTCCGTCTGGCGCGTCTGGCCGTGGACTGCGGGCTGGGGGGCGTGGTGTGTTCGCCCCAGGAAGTCGCGGCAGTGCGGCGTCTCGTGCCCAAGGATTTCGCCATTGTGACGCCGGGCATCCGTCTGCCGGATGCCATCCCGGACGACCAGCGGCGGGTGCTGACGCCCCGCGCGGCGTTGGCGGCCGGGGCTACCTACCTTGTGGTGGGGCGTCCGATTACGGCGGCGACTGACCCGGCGGCCGCCGCGCAGCGCATCGTGGAAGACCTGGCTGCACTCTGA